CCAATGTCAGGGATGGATGTAGACCCATCGGGCAGGGATAATCATTCCGGTCCTGGGAGGTGGCTGGCGACCATTCTCAAGAACCAAAAAGACTGAGCTGAGGGAAACCCTATGAGTCACTGAAACGACGGCAGGAGGGCCCTTGATCTCTCAATAGAGGGAGAAAAAGGGGGCTTTGCTCCCCTTTACAATATGAAGAAAGAAATAAGGATCGAAGTTTAGACCGCTCACAGGAGTTCTACCTATAGAAAGGATCATGAAAGAGGCGATCAGAAAGGTACTCGAATCCATTTACGATCCCGAGTTTCCAGACACATCGCACTTCCGCTCGGGTCGAGGCTGCCACTCGGTCCTAAGACGGATCAAAGAAGAGTGGGGAACCTCTCGCTGGTTTTTGGAATTCGACATCAGGAAGTATTTTCACACCATCGACCGACATCGACTCATCTCAATCTTTAAGGAAGAGATCGACGATCCCAAGTTCTTTTACTCCATTCAAAAAGTCTTTTCCGACGGACGACTCGTAGGAGGTGAGAAGGGTCCTTACTCCGTCCCACACAGTGTATTATTATCGGCCCTACCAAGAAACATCTACCTACACAAGCTCGATCAGGAGATAGGGAGGATCCGACAGAAGTACGAAATTCCGATTGTTCAGAGAATTAGATCGGTTCTATTAAGGACAGGTCGTATTGATGACCAAGAAAACTCTGGAGAAGAAGCAAGCTTCAACGCTCCCCAAGACAACAGAGCCATCATTGTGGGGAGGGTAAAGAGCATCCAACGCAAAGCGGCCTTTCATTCCCTTGTTTTGTCGTGTCACACCCCCCCCACAAGCACACCCCGGCTCAGGGGGGACCAGAAAACGCCTTTCATTTTCCCCCCTTCGTCGGCCCTTGCCGCCTTACTTAACAAACCCTCGAGCCTCCTTTGCGCCGCCTTCCTCATAGAAGCCGCCGTGTTGACCCCGAAGGCCGAATTCTATGGTACAGAACGCTGTAATAATAATTGGGCCATGAGAGACTTTTTTAAGTCTTGCAAAAGAAAGGGCCTTTTGATAGAACTGGGCGTGGAGGCGATACTAGTTATCAGGTCAGAGAGAGGCCTGACCCGTAAGCTGGCCCCCTTAAAAACCCATTACAACATAAGGATTTGTTACGCGCGATATGCCGACGACTTACTACTGGGAATCGTGGGTGCCGTAGAGCTTCTCATAGAAATACAAAAACGTATCAACCACTTCCTACAATCCGGCCTGAACCTTTGGGTAGACTCTGCAGGATCAACAACAATAGCTGCACGGAGTACGGTAGAATTCCTCGGTACGGTCATTCGGGAAGTCCCTCCGAGGACGACTCCCATACAATTCTTGCGAGAGCTGGAGAAGCGTCTACAGGTAAAGCACCGTATCCATATAACTGCTTGCCACCTACGCTCGGCCATCCATTCGAAGTTTAGGAACCTACGTAATAGTATCCCGATCAAACAGCTGACGAAGGGGATGAGCGGAACAGGGAGTCTACTTGGAAATTCAGACTCACTTGGTATCGATTCTGATAAAACTTTTGCCCCACTGGCAAAGGCGACTTTTGTACGGGCTCTGATTGCAGTTGCCACGGTGAGAAAGTAGCCTTCGTTCCAGTGAGATGTGGGGAATGCTTTTCTGAAAGGAAAACTAAATGAGGAGGTTTACCCGGGGTGATCAGTTTCTTAACATCTAGTTAGTCGACTCAGGAAGGCGTTGTATGGACTAAAACAAGCAAACTCCGACCCGAAAGCAATTCTTGAAAGCCTACTTTCTTTGTAAACACCTTTAGATTCCGAATCATGCCACGGCTTACCCCTGATTCTAGGACAAAAGAAATGGACTAAGGGAGGCTTCCTTTTACTTCGATCGGCCTATTTACTCAGCTAGGGAATAAGACTAACCTAATTTACCTATTCACTGAACCCAAGATGGTAGTATTTGCTACCAGTATCGAATAGAACTAGGTACGTAGTAACTCGACACGAAGTAAATCGAAACCGCATCATGTGCTACATAGCAAATCGAGGCACAAGGGCACGAGTCATAGGTACCAACGAAAACTGAAACCTAAAGACCGAACCGAACTAAGAGCAGTCCTTTCCTATTTCCCATCCCTTCGTCCCATCCAAGAAAGAAATTAAGGTATAATATTTACCCAAAGGTAAAGGCTAACAACACTAGTTTCCTCGGATCACAGAACTAGCGTGAAAAGAGTCCTAGTCCACCAAAGCGTGCGGATCAAAAATGGCAAAGACCGAATCTTCTCTAACTCTAAGAGCGGATTGGCCGACTTCAAAGCATTAAGAAGGAGTTGGAAGTTAACAAGGCTCGAGAGACCTCGGCTCTGGTTCAATCCTTTCATACCTCGATGAAACTGTGCCTGTGAAAGAGAAATCGAAACCACAGAATAAGTAGTAATGAGGAGTTATGTTTCCTGCTTTCCGGTGCAGATGAAAAAAACCGGTCTTTTCTTCTGTTTAAGAGGATTCCTATACCCGGAAATCtatttttaaagaaataatagatgAATTTTGCTAAATAAAAGCATTCCTAAGAAAAAAATGATTATAAATGTTTCATAACGAGCACGTTGGATACGCATCTTTGAATTCATTAGCTCGCACAAGATCTACCTCCTAACCACAGAACCTCAGAGTTCTATCAACCAAGAGCTTCATAGAGAAAGGAGTCCCCATTTGGATGATCTACAGTTCGCATCTGCTCTAAGAGATTGAAGCTTGGCCGATGGGAGTTTCATCAGTACAAATAGGCCAGTTAAAGACGAGTAGGCAGGGTACGACAAAGCCCACGGGGTGTGACACATGGTTGTACTGGTCAGCTTTTGGCTGGAGATTGACGATTGGCTGAGCGTGCTTTGTCAGCTCGTGGTGGAGTACTCTCTGACGGATTCGCTCTATTATTGCGTCCTATTCCTGAGGGAGTGATCGGGATTAAGCCGCGTGGCGATACCCGCGAAAAACAAAGGACTATTTGCTCTTTGGGGTGGGCCTTTCGTACTCCAATCCGTACGGGGAGAATTATTCAGCGCACTAAAATCTAGTGGTTCATGAAAAGCCGGGGGTGAACCATGTTACGGAACTAAGACAAGAATTCTTACTAATAATAAGAAGGGGTTAAGGGTCtccaacgtctataaatagAAGCTTCTTTCAGTCTCTATTTTGCAAAGGGAGACGGTGACTTAGAAGTCGGCAAGAAAGAGCTTTAGCCATGGATATCGCTGGAAGACTTGCTGAAATTCAACAGTCAATAGAAAGCGTAGAAAACGAGAAGCTCCAACGGGAGCAAATGCTCGGTCTGTTCTGGGAGCATCCGCCTGCTCTCGATCCGGAGGCCGTAGGAAGAATGATGCAATTGATCCGGGACCGCATTCGCGGTCTGGAAGACAGGAAGAGGGCGCTCCTTCAAGAGCAAGAAATGCTCATTGTGGAGGTGGCTACACACATCCGCGGCGGCGGGGGAAACTAGAAGAGAAGAGTCTGTCGACGCAAAGTAGTGTGTTTTAGGCTTTCTTTGTTATGTTTAATGTTGTTCTATGTCTTTTGTTAACTTAATATGAGTTAACTTTGTAATGTTGTGTTTAGTTGCGTGGCTGGTCTATGTGTGTGTAAGCTTCCTATTTTATGTACTCCCATGTATAAAAACTTGCTTGTAGTGCTGGAATGAAAAAAATCTGCTCTGTTCTAGCCCGcagaaaaatgaaagatttgaatttgaaatctagtttttttattgttaatttcTCACATATACAAGCTAACACTACAACCAATAGGGTGAAAGTTGTGTGTATAGTAACTCTCCTCTAATAGCATAGCAGAACGCTTCCATGCCTCGTTATCCTATCTTTAAAACTGTCACTTCGGTGTCATTAAAGCGCAGTAACGAGAGTTAGTAACAAGATACCCGATACTAATTATTTCAAGTAGCACAATTATCCGTATAATCTCGTAGAGAGATGTGAGAAACCGCTTTTGCGGTTGAAGGAAGTTGTGTTGCTTGATTGCTTGAACCAGGTCACAGGGATGGATTTCTATTTAAAGCAAGTATGAGCTCAAAAAGAATGGAATCCGGATCCGGAGTCGCTACACTTGTTTATAGATTAGAGTTGGAAATCCCCAGTCGAAGGTAAAATCCCTGTCATTCTTACTGACTTAGCTAATTCAATGGGATGCCCAACTAAAATGGTTAATGATAATGAAAGAAATGCCTTTCTACTGAGCTGCTTTTCATAGCTAAAGTAGCCAGGTCCTTTTAAAGACCGAACAAATAAGACAAGATTGGACATTACCGGTTCAGCTGTGATCAAATCGCCTCTTTGCGCAAATCCTTAAAAGCCAGGATGTCTCCAATCGGCTCTTGGAGAAGCCCAGGGAAGATGAATAGCTAAATTTAATCATCCTATGATCACATTCCTATGGAGAATGGACAGCTATCACTCGTCCCTTCCCATGGTAGGCTAAGCCGGAACGAGAGAAGAGAACTGCGCTTCTAAATGAGGCCTCCCCTTACAATTCAAGAGTTTAGAAAggctctttttcttttttatagaATATAGGAAGGAGATGAGCTACCTAGATCTTTGTATATACAGGTCTCGATAATTGAAGAGAGGTCAAAAAGGATCTCAGAATAACTCACTGAACACTCACCCAATCTCGAATAAGAAAAGATAATAAAGCAGCGCTTCTTTTCGTCTTTTCCCGTTCCTGACCCAATCAAACTCGGATCAGTTGGCAAGTCGAATCCCTTGCGTGGCTACTTTACTATAGGCTATATTCAATCTCGAAAGTTCGAAGTATTTGCCACTGTTAAAGGTCAACAAAGCTCTCTCCTTTTCGTTTAGTGCAAAGCACCCTATTCAATTTGGTTCTCTAGAAAATTCCTAGTGAGTTGCCTTCACTCTCCGTTCTTTCTTCAACTCTAGTTTGCTTCTCCTCTTGCTACTCAGTAGCCTGCCTTCTAGGGCTAATTTCCTAAATGAAAGAAAGCGCTAATCTCCGCTCCGCACCTCTATTGCTATCCTGCCTTGCCTATCTTTCTCCATACTAGGCATTTCTCTTCGATGAGCTAAACTAGTTCGATTTTCACTCTTTGATATCCGTTTTGTCTTTTAAACGTCGAGTCTGGATTTCCGTTAGCGGGATTCTTCAAATGAAGCAGGCTTTAGAGTGGCAATATTACTTAGCTTTCGAGAGTCTTAATCCCCAATccttttgttctttaatttagTAGATCTAGCGCCCAAAGGCTACTAAGGAGAGGTAGGGGGCAAGCAAGAAGGAAGCTCCAGTAGCgtagatctgatcgaggaactcgTTTTCTGGACtgagaatgttttgaaagaGAGAGGTTTGAAACCCCAACCGGTAACCAAAACAAGCAAGCCCGCTTCGGTAGTGGTAGTAGCTTCAAAGGAATTGGTAGTATATCTTGAATAGGAAAGCATTCAATGTATGAACTCAACCTATGTTCAAGAGCTTGAACAATGAAGTGAAAGCTCTAAGCTAGCTCTTTGATCCCAGCAATGGGTGTAATCGCTAACAAGCTATCAGGATACCTCAATCTGTCAACCAAAAGCTATGAACCGTACTCGTCTGGTTGTTCTTCCTCGAATAGAAGCTCTAGATCGAATTTAATAGAATCCCTATAAGGATTCCAAGGAGTTGGTCTCGGCTGCCTCCGTTCTCTTTACGGATGGATAGATAGAAATCCCAGAAATCGTTCCCTCCCGGCCCTACCTCTTCTGGTTAACGCCTCTCTGAAGATCTTTTTAGGGTGGGCAAAGAGGGTGAAGCCACTTTTGCAGCTCTGCCCGGTAGAAAAAGTGGAACTCGAATAGTTGTCTGATAAAGGAAGGCAGTAAAGGATATTCAACAAAGCAGGCCTTACTATCTTACCTAGCTCCCAAGGTGGGAACACTTAACTCATGAAGACGTTGTGCTCGGGCCTCTCTTGGGGGAGTCCCTTCTCTCCTCCACCCCCTTGAACAGGCTTTCCGCGGTACCAAGCTCACTTCATTAagtctttatatatataataggaGTGTTTATCGCTACTACCAACTACAGCAACTGAAAAAAGGAGCTAACCGACTAACACTAACAGTTATCCGAAAGACGGTTCTGCAAGCCGGACTTAACGACAGATCTGTTTTCTAGTTTGTTTATTTTATCTAAAAACCGTTCTTTTCTTGCTCGAACTGGAACTTGCGTGAATAGTGGAAGAACACGCCATTCGGATTAGAGCTGTGGCACGGGAAGGCCGGTGCCTTGATCGAGACCCTTTTTGGCGTGAG
The sequence above is a segment of the Primulina tabacum isolate GXHZ01 chromosome 6, ASM2559414v2, whole genome shotgun sequence genome. Coding sequences within it:
- the LOC142550189 gene encoding uncharacterized protein LOC142550189; the protein is MKEAIRKVLESIYDPEFPDTSHFRSGRGCHSVLRRIKEEWGTSRWFLEFDIRKYFHTIDRHRLISIFKEEIDDPKFFYSIQKVFSDGRLVGGEKGPYSVPHSVLLSALPRNIYLHKLDQEIGRIRQKYEIPIVQRIRSVLLRTGRIDDQENSGEEASFNAPQDNRAIIVGRVKSIQRKAAFHSLVLSCHTPPTSTPRLRGDQKTPFIFPPSSALAALLNKPSSLLCAAFLIEAAVLTPKAEFYGTERCNNNWAMRDFFKSCKRKGLLIELGVEAILVIRSERGLTRKLAPLKTHYNIRICYARYADDLLLGIVGAVELLIEIQKRINHFLQSGLNLWVDSAGSTTIAARSTVEFLGTVIREVPPRTTPIQFLRELEKRLQVKHRIHITACHLRSAIHSKFRNLRNSIPIKQLTKGMSGTGSLLGNSDSLGIDSDKTFAPLAKATFVRALIAVATVRK